One part of the Salmo salar chromosome ssa28, Ssal_v3.1, whole genome shotgun sequence genome encodes these proteins:
- the golga4 gene encoding golgin subfamily A member 4 isoform X5 encodes MFKKLKQQKINEEQLPQRNAQSPQQAQSGRRSATGSPRGSINGDGRASPQREEPQSFAQKLQLRVPSVESLLLRGASRAEGLFRSPSKESLNRSPSLNSLTPLGENEPLASPSATPAYDPSSDIESEAEESYGSPESLPALSKEQLIHRLHRVEKSLGNYRGKYSELVTTYRTVQRDKEKTQAILSQSQDKSLRRIGELREELHMDQQAKKHLQDEFDAALEEKDQMITVLQTQVALMKKHLKGVPGGAVAPEVEHPLQAEDAPDSASAPQSPFKDAAEGITDPSKSMEVLQKRVTRQENLLQKCKELLRTHKERSAQLTSENDTLQEQLQERLQELEKTKELHTTEKIKLITQLRDAKNLIEQLEQDKGMVIAETKRQMHETLEMKEEEIAQLRSRSKMAAAQREELQEQKEKSEKAGFEELEKALAMAQRAEEARRLLQLQLEEQVKEVERAGEEERRSLQQELTRVKQEVVTIMKKSSEEKMAEMEKLHSEALASKEQELSARVNQAVEQCQEELAQAAKELEQQSALALEDAELQKAAIETEAETNAKEIRLELETTRTRILELESSLERYSQPGSVPSSDDLSTQMEELRRKHEEEVTALEEKHREELEHKVELHQEALAQHNAAMEEFRAKHRTEVETILKEKEVQLQSHVEDMNQKTMEKLDVKQTELEALSSELQEVLRSKQVLEERLDAVENAGGSARQELEQRLQEVLTKHSVDIEEIKLQHEQSLGGMEKTLKEELNKLTLVLKEKEKELEAHLVCEKRLKEESETVLQDRNAKVKELEELRKSLKQAQSEKKGLEKSNAQLRKIRDELSQCKSQLIDLEQKLVTTRSDCQQKEESLQQKVQELEELEKQLQQAKKELSEQDTSYTDELNTRQEEEKQLKKQLEDQKAAHEKVENIKTDMEAKLKSQEAKMEKFKTKNKEMQEKFKKKLQELEESSKKELAKKESELQQKEQQGKEKILESQTSSEGLSSAMSQLEANHKEELEKMCEVHKQEKENLEHHWQEKLGQQEEEMQEKHTQILQEKVQELEEVTQQLGKTKEEKEQVVQEVKNLKEELVMRQTTVQKLQAELKEAAVKMESLSQSEAMFKEQVEVIEKNLNTALNERNSFQDQVSKTEEKARETIKTLSERFVDTETQLQALEASKGKEGEAVQRKLEQHSLQLEVKEKELQKQFTGISSELMRYCREIEASIEGGTKELSERVESRVRELKDRVLGNQKKVAHLKNVILTKVDRIRTLEEQLHQRTEENKNLCSSLEQMTVQLNVHKDDIKALTAERESLQRDAENHSQAISEKVICIEQLSEENRTISENVKTNVVHISNLESIINDLKTQLSGSHMRKDEAISLLDQQHKEEKQRLVCQMEEIIDRLEKEKKSAVEQADTLRNNLTEFKTKAESKFSQNHNTVKSLQTRLEDMEKQISEKNEALQRLTAIIDNQSVSKSEMDQALSEKEQKVSALSLEVESCNSRLSELEEQLVLRTKESEQLTADLKQQHIIRESEKRELTEHLQQTQEQFRTQNVNLVQATEEKLQSLERENQTLKQELEWQREAFEKTKAEILKSKEESLKAAEERLSKDNAGKVTELKKKAEQKISQIRKQLTSQLEEKEKTIKDLRTQLEEAKMDEARKKQQVETLEEKENSLEEAMAKMTEELEKRIEQVRSDERLEKESSLQSLKDIYEEKLSLLQKDISNQEEALAKLKEEQEKHIEQVKNGERLEKESLLESLKNTYEEKLLSLQRDVSNQEETKANETLSRLEEIKMKLKEVEVEKVNFLAEISCLKDDLLEKTALIEQQKTELTSLEKQGTNAVEVVEHCTAEQTKSLTAGKETENHSLTQEYGDAESLSYLQNKLAEAVQEKQKLQKDLRSLRREHEQDLEYVKKELAQENEKKLKLEVEDLEMKQNSSLKQLMREFNTQMALKEQEMTAALKETIGERESEFSDEPLHDKTLAGKAQSVEVELMDSHREETNQLQKVIAQKDDDLNRTVHRYEQVLQSREVEMGDRVWQVQKELEDLQARTHSGSGEMGVEELQAQLAEKTTLLSEARLKEQQFVDRIHSLEDKMRCVHKNSVLTHMGSTFKDPGHYSAESFSEPTEFEYLRKVLFEYMMGRETKTMAKVITSMLKFPQDQAQQVLEKEDTKAISWLR; translated from the exons ttggtcactacctacagaacagtccagagagataaagagaagacCCAG GCCATTCTCAGTCAGAGTCAAGACAAATCTCTCCGTAGGATAGGGGAGTTAAGAGAG GAGTTGCACATGGACCAGCAGGCTAAGAAGCACCTTCAGGATGAGTTTGATGCTGCCCTGGAGGAGAAGGACCAGATGATTACTGTGCTTCAGACCCAG gTTGCCCTGATGAAGAAACATCTGAAGGGGGTTCCTGGTGGAGCTGTGGCCCCTGAGGTTGAACATCCTCTCCAGGCTGAAGATGCTCCAGACTCTGCCTCTGCCCCACAGAGCCCCTTCAAAGACGCGG CAGAGGGCATCACTGACCCATCTAAAAGCATGGAGGTGCTGCAGAAGAGGGTGACACGCCAGGAGAATCTGCTCCAGAAGTGTAAGGAGCTGCTGAGGACACACAAGGAGCGCAGTGCCCAGCTGACCAGTGAGAATGACACTCTGCAGGAgcagctgcaggagagactgCAGGAGCTGGAGAAAACCAAG GAGCTGCACACCACAGAGAAGATCAAGCTCATCACCCAGCTGCGGGATGCTAAGAACCTTATTGAACAGCTGGAGCAGGACAAG GGCATGGTCATTGCAGAGACAAAGCGTCAGATGCATGAGACTCTGgagatgaaggaggaggagatCGCCCAGCTCCGCTCCAGAAGCAAGATGGCCGCCGCCCAGAGAGAGGAACTGCAGGAGCAGAAAGAGAAGTCTGAGAAAGCAG GGTTTGAGGAGCTAGAGAAGGCTCTGGCCATGGCCCAGAGGGCTGAGGAGGCACGGAGGCTCCTGCAACTCCAGCTGGAGGAACAGGTGAAGGAGGTAGAGCGGGccggggaagaggagaggaggagtctgCAGCAGGAGCTCACCAGGGTCAAGCAGGAGGTGGTCACCATCATGAAG AAATCCTCAGAGGAGAAGATGGCAGAGATGGAGAAGCTACATAGTGAAGCACTGGCCAGTAAAGAACAGGAGCTCAGCGCTCGAGTCAACCAGGCCGTG GAGCAGTGTCAAGAGGAGCTGGCCCAGGCTGCCAAGGAGTTGGAGCAGCAGTCTGCCCTTGCCCTGGAAGATGCAGAGCTGCAGAAGGCTGCCATAGAGACCGAGGCAGAGACCAATGCTAAGGAAATACGTCTGGAGCTGGAGACCACCAGAACT AGAATTCTGGAACTGGAGAGCTCTCTGGAAAGGTACTCCCAACCTGGGTCAGTTCCGTCATCAGATGATCTCTCCACTCAGATGGAGGAGCTGAGGAGAAAACACGAGGAGGAGGTGACTGCACTAGAGGAGAAGCACCGTGAGGAGCTGGAGCACAAGGTTGAGCTGCACCAGGAGGCCTTAGCTCAACACAACGCTGCCATGGAGGAGTTCAGGGCAAAACACAGAACTGAAGTGGAGACCATCTTGAAGGAGAAAGAGGTCCAGTTGCAGTCCCATGTAGAGGACATGAACCAGAAGACGATGGAGAAGCTGGATGTAAAACAAACTGAGTTGGAAGCCCTTTCCTCTGAGCTCCAGGAGGTGTTGAGGAGCAAGCAGGTTCTCGAGGAGAGACTGGATGCAGTTGAAAACGCTGGTGGGTCAGCCAGGCAGGAGCTGGAGCAGAGACTACAGGAGGTGCTGACCAAGCACAGTGTGGATATTGAGGAGATCAAACTGCAGCATGAGCAGTCCCTGGGAGGAATGGAAAAGACGCTAAAAGAAGAACTCAACAAGTTGACGCTGGTGctgaaggagaaagagaaggagcttGAGGCTCACCTTGTCTGTGAGAAAAGGCTGAAAGAAGAATCAGAGACAGTTCTTCAAGACCGGAATGCCAAGGTGAAAGAATTGGAGGAGCTTAGGAAGAGTTTAAAGCAGGCCCAATCAGAAAAGAAGGGCCTTGAGAAATCTAACGCCCAACTCCGTAAGATCAGAGATGAACTCTCACAGTGCAAGAGTCAGTTGATAGATTTAGAGCAAAAACTGGTGACAACTCGAAGTGACTGCCAGCAGAAAGAGGAATCTCTTCAACAAAAGGTACAGGAGCTTGAAGAGCTAGAGAAACAGTTGCAACAGGCTAAGAAGGAGCTCTCTGAACAGGATACATCTTACACTGATGAACTGAACACTAGGCAAGAGGAAGAAAAACAACTAAAGAAACAGCTAGAGGACCAGAAGGCTGCTCATGAGAAGGTAGAAAATATTAAGACAGACATGGAGGCCAAGTTGAAATCACAGGAAGCGAAGATGGAGAAATTTAAAACAAAGAACAAAGAGATGCAGGAGAAATTCAAGAAGAAGCTTCAGGAACTTGAGGAATCTTCTAAAAAGGAGCTGGCAAAGAAGGAGTCAGAGCTACAGCAGAAGGAACAGCAAGGTAAAGAGAAAATCCTGGAGTCTCAGACAAGTTCAGAAGGCCTGAGCAGTGCTATGTCCCAGCTTGAGGCAAACCACAAGGAAGAACTAGAGAAGATGTGTGAAGTCCATAAGCAAGAGAAGGAAAATCTTGAGCATCATTGGCAGGAAAAGCTGGGACAACAGGAAGAGGAAATgcaggagaaacacacacaaatactacAGGAGAAGGTACAGGAATTGGAGGAGGTCACCCAGCAGCTTGGAAAgaccaaagaagaaaaagagcAAGTTGTGCAGGAAGTGAAGAACTTGAAGGAGGAGTtggtgatgagacagaccactgTGCAGAAACTGCAAGCCGAGCTTAAGGAAGCGGCGGTCAAGATGGAGAGTTTATCTCAATCTGAGGCAATGTTCAAAGAGCAAGTAGAGGTGATTGAGAAGAATCTAAACACGGCTCTGAATGAGAGGAACTCCTTCCAGGATCAGGTGAGCAAGACTGAGGAGAAGGCAAGAGAGACGATCAAGACTCTGTCTGAGAGGTTTGTAGACACCGAGACGCAGCTTCAAGCTCTTGAGGCTTCTAAGGGTAAAGAAGGGGAGGCCGTTCAGAGGAAACTTGAACAGCATTCTCTTCAACTGGAAGTCAAGGAAAAAGAACTGCAGAAGCAGTTCACTGGGATTAGCAGCGAACTGATGCGTTACTGCAGGGAAATTGAGGCCAGCATCGAAGGTGGTACGAAGGAACTCTCTGAACGAGTCgagagcagagtgagagagtTGAAAGACAGGGTTCTGGGTAATCAGAAGAAGGTAGCACATCTTAAAAACGTTATCCTTACCAAGGTTGACAGGATACGCACTTTGGAGGAGCAACTCcatcagaggacagaggagaataaGAACCTATGCAGTTCACTAGAGCAAATGACTGTTCAGCTAAATGTACACAAAGATGATATCAAAGCCTTAACTGCTGAGAGGGAGTCTCTGCAGAGGGATGCTGAGAATCACTCTCAAGCTATCTCAGAAAAAGTAATTTGCATCGAACAGCTCAGTGAGGAAAACCGAACCATCTCAGAGAATGTCAAAACAAACGTTGTGCATATCAGCAACTTGGAGAGTATCATAAATGACTTGAAGACCCAGTTATCAGGTAGCCATATGAGAAAGGATGAAGCCATATCACTGCTTGATCAGCAGCAcaaggaggagaaacagaggctTGTTTGCCAAATGGAGGAGATCATTGACAGactagagaaagagaagaaatcTGCAGTGGAGCAAGCCGACACCCTCAGGAACAACCTCACTGAGTTCAAGACGAAAGCAGAGTCCAAGTTCTCTCAGAACCACAATACTGTCAAGTCTCTGCAGACCAGACTTGAGGATATGGAGAAACAGATCTCTGAGAAGAACGAGGCCTTACAGAGGCTGACGGCCATCATTGACAATCAGTCCGTCAGCAAGTCGGAGATGGACCAAGCCTTGAGTGAAAAGGAGCAGAAAGTCAGTGCCCTTTCTTTGGAAGTGGAGAGCTGCAACAGCCGGCTCAGTGAGCTGGAAGAGCAGTTGGTCCTCAGGACGAAAGAGAGTGAGCAGCTAACTGCTGACCTGAAGCAGCAGCACATTATCAGGGAGAGTGAGAAACGAGAGCTCACAGAGCATCTACAACAGACCCAGGAGCAGTTCAGAACCCAGAATGTAAATCTAGTCCAGGCTACAGAGGAGAAACTGCAGTCCCTGGAGAGGGAGAACCAAACTTTGAAACAAGAGCTGGAGTGGCAAAGGGAAGCCTTTGAGAAGACGAAGGCTGAGATTCTCAAGAGCAAAGAAGAGAGTCTGAAGGCAGCTGAAGAGAGGTTGTCAAAAGACAATGCTGGGAAAGTGACCGAGCTGAAGAAGAAAGCAGAGCAGAAAATCAGCCAGATTCGGAAACAGTTGACCTCACAACTTGAGGAGAAGGAAAAGACAATCAAAGACCTTCGGACACAGTTGGAAGAGGCCAAGATGGATGAAGCGAGAAAGAAGCAGCAGGTGGAAACCCTGGAGGAGAAAGAAAATTCCCTTGAGGAAGCCATGGCCAAGATGACGGAAGAGCTGGAGAAACGCATTGAGCAAGTGCGTAGTGATGAAAGACTGGAAAAAGAGAGCTCTTTACAGAGTTTGAAGGACATTTACGAGGAAAAGCTATCATTACTTCAGAAAGATATTTCAAACCAGGAGGAAGCCCTAGCCAAGCTGAAGGAAGAACAAGAAAAACATATTGAGCAAGTAAAGAACGGCGAGAGACTTGAGAAAGAGAGCTTATTGGAGAGTTTGAAGAACACGTACGAGGAAAAGCTACTGTCACTTCAGAGAGATGTTTCGAACCAGGAAGAGACCAAAGCAAATGAGACCCTCTCAAGGCTTGAGGAGATTAAGATGAAGCTTAAGGAAGTGGAGGTGGAAAAGGTAAACTTTCTGGCTGAAATAAGCTGCCTGAAGGATGATCTGCTTGAGAAGACTGCACTGATCGAACAGCAAAAGACAGAATTGACTAGCTTAGAAAAACAGGGTACGAATGCAGTGGAGGTCGTGGAGCATTGCACTGCAGAGCAAACCAAGAGTCTCACAGCAGGCAAAGAGACGGAGAACCACTCTCTGACGCAGGAATATGGGGATGCTGAATCTCTGTCGTACCTGCAGAATAAGCTGGCAGAGGCGGTGCAGGAGAAGCAGAAGCTACAGAAAGACTTGCGTTCCCTGAGGAGGGAGCACGAGCAGGATCTGGAGTACGTGAagaaagagttggcccaagagaACGAGAAGAAGCTCAA GCTTGAGGTCGAGGATCTGGAGATGAAGCAGAACTCGTCCCTGAAGCAGCTAATGAGGGAGTTCAACACACAGATGGCTTTGAAAGAACAGGAGATGACTGCTGCACTGAAGGAGACCATTGGTGAGAGGGAATCAGAGTTTTCTGACGAGCCATTGCATGATAAGACACTGGCAG GGAAGGCCCAGAGCGTGGAGGTGGAGCTTATGGACAGCCATCGGGAAGAGACCAATCAGCTGCAGAAGGTGATCGCCCAGAAAGATGATGACTTAAACAGAACAGTCCATCGATATGAGCAGGTCCTGCAG AGTCGAGAGGTGGAGATGGGGGACAGAGTGTGGCAGGTACAGAAAGAGCTGGAGGACCTGCAGGCAAGGACCCACAGTGGCAGTGGAGAG ATGGGTGTGGAGGAGCTGCAGGCCCAGCTAGCTGAGAAGACCACCCTGCTGAGTGAGGCCAGGCTGAAGGAGCAGCAGTTTGTCGACAGG ATCCACTCACTAGAGGACAAAATGAGATGTGTCCACAAGAACTCAGTGTTGACTCATATGGGGAGCACGTTCAAAG ATCCTGGCCATTACAGTGCTGAGTCCTTCTCGGAACCCACAGAGTTTGAGTACCTGAGGAAGGTGCTGTTTGAGTACATGATGGGGCGGGAAACTAAG ACGATGGCTAAAGTCATAACCTCCATGCTCAAGTTCCCACAAGACCAAGCTCAGCAGGTTCTGGAGAAAGAGGATACAAAAGCAATT TCCTGGCTACGATGA